Proteins from a genomic interval of Hornefia porci:
- a CDS encoding 2-C-methyl-D-erythritol 4-phosphate cytidylyltransferase: protein MIFGAVLAGGKGTRMGNVDKPKQFLTIGGKPIIVHTVEKFVMNDKFEKVIVLCPEQWISYTKDLFRKYLPDGSRVEVIQGGAVRNETIMNAIRYIEENYGLDEDTIMVTHDAVRPFVTHRIIEENIEKAQQGVICDTVIPATDTIVESRDGAVISAIPDRKFYYQGQTPQSFRAAAFKRLYQELTEEEREILTDAAKVFVMKGEKVTLVQGETFNIKVTYPYDLQLAETLLGGEKKC from the coding sequence ATGATTTTTGGAGCAGTATTGGCCGGCGGCAAGGGAACCCGCATGGGCAATGTAGATAAACCGAAGCAGTTTCTGACCATCGGCGGCAAGCCGATTATCGTTCATACGGTAGAGAAGTTCGTAATGAATGACAAGTTCGAGAAGGTGATCGTGCTCTGCCCGGAGCAGTGGATTTCCTATACAAAGGATCTTTTTCGCAAGTATCTTCCGGACGGCAGCAGAGTGGAAGTGATTCAGGGAGGCGCAGTCCGTAATGAGACGATTATGAATGCGATCCGGTATATTGAGGAGAATTACGGACTGGATGAGGATACCATCATGGTTACCCACGATGCTGTCCGGCCCTTTGTCACTCACCGCATCATTGAAGAGAATATCGAGAAGGCGCAGCAGGGCGTGATCTGTGACACGGTGATTCCCGCGACGGATACCATTGTGGAAAGCCGGGACGGGGCGGTGATCAGTGCGATTCCGGACCGCAAGTTCTATTATCAGGGGCAGACGCCTCAGAGCTTCCGGGCGGCGGCCTTCAAACGGCTTTATCAGGAGCTGACGGAGGAGGAACGGGAAATCCTGACAGACGCGGCGAAGGTCTTTGTGATGAAGGGCGAAAAGGTCACGCTGGTACAGGGCGAGACGTTCAATATCAAAGTGACGTATCCGTATGATCTGCAGCTGGCAGAAACTTTGCTGGGAGGGGAGAAAAAGTGCTGA
- a CDS encoding CDP-glycerol glycerophosphotransferase family protein has product MEIVINIGVAFLNLIYCFHKLAPVRNRVSVISRQSAVPSPDVKLLLEEIGKEYPEIETHTLYRMIPPGLSGKVKYLFHMMGPEMHALATSRVVILEGYCITASVLRHRRSLKILQMWHALGICKKFGYYVEGEAEGYSPKLIRALRMHRNYDAILASSEFCRPYYAKAFHYPEEMVKVLPLPRVDLLRSSVFMEERGNRIRAAYPELGGGKKNILYAPTFRKGVDTAQAVRGLIDAVDRTRFNLIVKLHPVERRKLDLAGVFRCPEYSSLELLSVADYVITDYSAFLFEAAVAGRPLFFYTWDLDDYLQRRGFCIDFPAEMPQELYREPEGVMKAIEEERWDPAKQKAFADRFVAGGTRNTNKLAQFVGLLYNKSINV; this is encoded by the coding sequence ATGGAAATCGTGATTAATATCGGCGTGGCGTTCCTGAACCTGATCTATTGCTTTCACAAGCTTGCTCCGGTCAGGAACAGGGTTTCTGTCATCAGCAGACAGAGTGCGGTCCCGTCGCCTGATGTGAAGCTGCTTCTTGAGGAAATCGGAAAGGAATACCCGGAGATTGAGACGCATACCCTGTACCGGATGATTCCTCCGGGACTGTCCGGAAAGGTGAAATATCTCTTTCATATGATGGGACCGGAGATGCACGCGCTTGCGACCTCCAGAGTCGTCATTCTGGAGGGATACTGCATCACCGCCAGCGTGCTGCGGCACAGACGTTCGCTGAAAATCCTGCAGATGTGGCACGCCCTGGGGATCTGTAAAAAATTCGGATACTATGTTGAAGGTGAGGCAGAGGGCTACAGCCCGAAGCTTATCCGCGCTCTGAGGATGCACCGGAATTACGATGCGATTCTGGCCAGCAGTGAATTCTGCCGTCCGTATTACGCAAAGGCGTTTCATTATCCGGAAGAGATGGTGAAGGTTCTGCCGCTCCCCCGTGTGGATCTGCTGCGGAGCAGCGTGTTCATGGAGGAGAGAGGGAACAGGATCCGCGCAGCCTATCCGGAGCTGGGAGGCGGAAAAAAGAACATCCTCTATGCGCCCACCTTCCGAAAGGGCGTGGACACCGCACAGGCTGTCCGCGGGCTGATCGATGCTGTGGACCGGACCCGCTTCAATCTGATCGTCAAGCTTCATCCGGTGGAACGGAGAAAGCTGGACCTTGCGGGGGTGTTCCGGTGCCCTGAGTACAGCAGTCTGGAGCTGCTGTCTGTGGCGGATTATGTGATTACTGATTATTCGGCGTTTCTTTTTGAGGCAGCCGTTGCGGGCAGACCTTTGTTCTTCTATACGTGGGATCTTGACGACTATCTTCAGCGCCGGGGATTCTGCATCGACTTTCCGGCGGAAATGCCGCAGGAGCTGTACCGGGAACCGGAGGGGGTCATGAAGGCGATTGAGGAGGAACGCTGGGATCCGGCGAAGCAGAAGGCGTTCGCAGATCGCTTCGTGGCGGGCGGCACGCGAAATACGAATAAACTTGCGCAGTTTGTGGGATTATTATATAATAAATCTATTAACGTCTGA
- a CDS encoding CDP-glycerol glycerophosphotransferase family protein, with amino-acid sequence MRYFKNGISAVAFILLSRLIAIFTEVRENKVFFVSDVRAELGGNLKDVYDYLDGSYEKVTYLKADRRQITGPGKFLRFVYDMTTAGTILLEDYFRYTSYYSVRPGQQICQLWHGAGAFKKFGYSRAAGNEKIRIHKGYRKYAKAIVSAESIRGCYAEAFGLPPEKVRATGVPRTDLFFDAQKIRETQNALYEEFPQLRQKKVVLFAPTYRGLRADDAGYDFDRLDLERIREGLGEDFIFVFKWHPAVYNNILRRQGGEWDPGKYGDFYLDLSEHREINDLLLVTDVLITDYSSVIFDYFFVNKPVVFYAYDRELYADGRGLYYPYEDYLYGPVVTGQQELIRAVREGDMAEEKRRAFGQRFLSACDGHSTEKTCKWIFGKETGTDGNRD; translated from the coding sequence ATGAGATATTTCAAGAACGGAATCAGCGCGGTGGCGTTTATCCTGCTGAGCCGGCTGATCGCTATTTTTACAGAGGTAAGGGAAAACAAAGTTTTTTTCGTCTCCGATGTCCGGGCGGAGCTGGGCGGAAATCTGAAGGATGTTTATGATTATCTCGACGGGAGTTACGAAAAAGTGACGTACCTGAAAGCAGACCGGAGACAGATCACAGGACCGGGGAAATTCCTCCGGTTTGTTTACGATATGACCACGGCGGGAACAATTCTCCTGGAGGATTATTTCCGATATACCTCCTATTACAGCGTCAGGCCGGGACAGCAGATCTGCCAGCTCTGGCACGGCGCCGGCGCATTTAAAAAATTCGGCTACAGCCGCGCCGCCGGAAATGAAAAAATCCGCATTCATAAAGGGTATCGGAAATACGCGAAGGCCATCGTCAGTGCGGAGAGCATCCGGGGCTGCTATGCGGAGGCCTTCGGGCTGCCGCCGGAGAAGGTCAGGGCCACCGGAGTTCCGCGGACGGATCTGTTTTTCGATGCACAGAAGATTCGGGAGACGCAGAACGCCCTGTATGAGGAATTTCCGCAGCTCAGACAGAAGAAGGTCGTTCTGTTTGCACCCACCTATCGGGGGCTCCGGGCAGACGATGCGGGGTATGATTTCGACCGTCTGGATCTTGAGAGGATTCGCGAGGGACTTGGCGAGGACTTTATCTTTGTGTTTAAATGGCACCCGGCGGTGTACAACAATATTCTCCGCCGTCAGGGGGGAGAATGGGATCCCGGGAAATACGGAGACTTTTATCTGGATTTATCGGAGCATCGGGAAATTAATGACCTGCTGCTGGTGACTGACGTCCTGATTACTGATTACTCTTCAGTCATCTTCGACTATTTCTTTGTGAATAAACCTGTCGTGTTCTACGCCTATGACAGGGAACTGTACGCCGACGGGCGGGGGCTGTATTATCCCTACGAGGATTATCTGTACGGTCCGGTTGTGACCGGGCAGCAGGAGCTGATTCGCGCCGTCCGGGAGGGAGACATGGCGGAAGAAAAAAGGAGGGCCTTCGGGCAGCGCTTCCTCAGCGCATGCGACGGGCATTCCACGGAGAAAACCTGTAAATGGATATTCGGGAAGGAGACGGGAACGGATGGAAATCGTGATTAA